A stretch of DNA from bacterium:
GGTTCAAGTATTAGCCCTTTTTGATAGAACATTTTGGCATTTTCTATTAGTCCTTTTTCTTCGTATAGAGTGGCTAATGTAAAATAAATTTCACTATCCAGAGGTAGCAGACTGACAGTTTTCTCTAATGTAGAAATAGCCTCATTCAACATCCCTACTCTAAGATAAATATCACTTAATTCTAAGTAAGCAAGTGGGAAATTCGGTTCTAATTCTATTGCTTTTGTATAAGATTTAATTGCCTCCTGATAATTTTTAAAATGGGCATTTAAAAATCCCAGGAAATAATGTGCGGCGCCGTCATTTGGGTCTAATTCTACTACATAAGTGAACTCTTTCAATGCCTTCGAATATTGCTTTTCCCCAACATATATTTTCCCTAAGGTAAAATGAGCCTGGATGCATTCAGGGTCAAAGTTGATAGCCTCTCTTGCATATTTTTTTGCCTGAGATAAATTCCCAAGAATAAAATAATCTGTGGCTAAACTGCTTTTGATTGCCGCATTGGGCTGGATTTTATCTGCCTTTTTGTATTCTTCAATCGCTTCTTTTATCTTGTTCTCCTGGTCATACAGAACACCTAAACTAAAATATGTGTAAGCATCGGAGATTGTAGGTGGTGAAATCTGTTTGTTAGATAGATGGACACAACCCGCACACATAAGGCAGATAAATATAAAATAAATTAGATTCCTCATTTTTGCTCCCAAAAAACTTATTGCTCAGTGAAGAGTAATTCAGTGAACAGAGGGCAGTAAAACTCTTTACTCTTCACTGGTAACCGTTCACCGCACAGACGCAGAGAAACAGAGAGGAAAATATCTTTTTTTCGTGTTTTTCGCGTTTTTCGATGTTCAAAAAGGCTGGTAAGCGTTCAGGTGGTGTAACAAAAGGAGATGTGGAGATTAAGGAGATAGGGAGATATTATTAAAAAAATTGAAATTAATAGAAACTAATAGAAATTTATGGAAATTTGTTGTTTTCCACAATCAATTTCTACCTATTTCTATAAATTTCAATCTATTTCTATTATCTTATCTCCATATCACTCTTATCTCCTTATCCCCTTTCTTACACTTTTGATATATAGCCTGAACGGTTACCGTCCCGAAAATCTCTGTCTCTGGTGAATAGATTTTAATTTTTTCTCTGCGTCTCTGTGTCTGTGCGGTGAATAATTACCTTCACTGTTCACTTTCTATCTTATCGGCTAAGATAATAACTTTATCTGGTAAGACTTCGCAAAACCCATTTTCGATTTCAAACTTTTTTTGTTCTTTTTCACGATTAATTTGTAATCTACCGCTGCCAAGCGTAGTTAAAAGGGGTGCGTGGGAAGGTAAAACCCCAAATTCTCCTAAACTCCCCGGGCAGGTAATTGAATTTGCGTCACCTTCTAAAATTAATTTTTCTGGGGTAATCAGTTTAAACTCTATCATCTATTTTTCCTTTTCTAACAATTGAGCCTTTTCTAATACCTCATCTATCCCACCAACCATATAAAAACACGCCTCCGGGATATCATCATACTTTCCTTCAACAATCTCTTTAAACCCACGCACTGTCTCTTTGACACTAACATATTTCCCTGGCCTTCCGGTAAATACCTCTGCAACAAAGAATGGTTGAGATAAGAATTTTTGTATTTTTCTGGCACGATACACCGTCATTTTATCCTCTTCACTTAATTCATCCATACCTAAGATAGCGATAATATCCTGCAAGTCTTTGTATCGTTGAAGGACTTGTTGAACGGCGCGAGTTGTTTTATAATGTTCCTCCCCTAATATTCTTGGGTCAAGTATTCTGGATGTAGAATCTAATGGGTCAATTGCCGGATATATGCCTAATTCTGCTATTTGTCGCGATAAAACAATAGTTGCATCAAGGTGAGAAAATGTAGTTGCCGGAGCAGGGTCGGTCAGATCATCTGCCGGAACATATATTGCCTGAACTGAGGTGATAGAACCTTTTTTGGTTGAGGTGATTCTTTCTTGTAAGGCGCCCATATCTGTGCCGAGGGTCGATTGATAACCAACCGCCGAAGGCATTCGACCTAAAAGGGCTGATACTTCCGAACCGGCTTGCACAAATCGAAATATATTATCAATAAATAACAGAACATCTTGATTCTTTTTGTCTCTAAAATATTCGGCAACCGTTAATCCACTCAATGCAACACGGAATCGGGCACCGGGTGATTCTTGCATTTGACCATAGACAAGTGCAGTTTTGGCAATTACGCCTGATTCTTTCATTTCTAACCAGAGGTCATTTCCTTCGCGTGTTCGTTCACCTACGCCAGCAAATACTGAGACACCGCCATGCTCGGTCGCGACATTACGAATTAATTCCATAACTAACACTGTTTTCCCCACACCTGCACCACCAAATAATCCAACCTTTCCTCCTTTAGCAAAAGGTGCTAATAAATCTACTGCCTTTAATCCTGTCTCAAATGGTTCACGAATTACCTCCTGGTCGTCAAATGTGGGTGATGGTTTATGAATGGGTGAATATTCTGAGGCTTCTATGGAGCCTAAATTATCCAGAGGTTCACCCCACGGACCCATTACCCGACCTAAAGTGGCTTCTCCAACCGGGACCCTAATCGGATAACCTGTATCTGTTGCCTCCAACCCTCTTTTTATCCCGTCGGTATAATCCATAGCAATCGTTCTGACCGTATTATCGCCCAGATGTTGTGCTACTTCTACGACTAATTCTTGCTCTAAAGCAACAGCACTTGCCTTTTCCCTTTTGATTTTGACCGCGTTGTAAATAGGGGGTAAATCATCTGTCTCAAACTTGATATCTACTACTGGCCCTAATATCTGTTTTATTTTCCCTGTTCGCATTTTTTTATCCCTCCTTAAATTTGGTGATTGGTAATTGGTGAATGGTAATTAGTTAGCAATTTTTATCTAACTTCTGTTTTCTATCTCCTGATTTCTCTAAACCATAGTTTATACTAAAATAATCATATTGTCAATATTTTTTTGCAACCATTATCCCCAGACAAACATCTTTAATATTAATCCAAAAATTACGGCAATAGATGTACTGGCAATACTGTCAAACAAACTATATTCTTCTTCTCTTTCTTTGGAAATGACCATTCTGGCAATAAGGATAGTGGGGATGAAGAGAAAGAATAGACTGGGCATAAGAATTAAAGTCATAATCAATAGTCGCTCGATTATTCCGTATCTTTTAGTCTTTAATGCCTGAGATGAGTAATCCTCACTAATCATCTTCTTTAAATAATGAATAACTATTGCCCCAAAATAGCCACCGGCAATAAATCCACTTGCCGTTAAGAGTATAATTTTATCCTCCAGCACGCCTCTTGTAAATTCAGGTATTTTGATGGCAGATTCAGGGATAGAAAGAATAATTAAGGTAATAAACCACATAACAATTATATGTAGAGACTGGTCTAACAAAAACATCCAGAGGTTATCTGTCTGTGTGTTAGTCGTAATGACTATTCGGAGATAATCAATCAGGAAATGGGAGATTATCAAGATAAAGATTGCCAGCCACATCTTGAGACAAAGGATATAAGGAAACAAGAAAGGAATAGCCATTATTCCCACAATTCCACAGTGGAGTAACACACCCCATTTACTCCTTACCTTCAATTTGAATAATTCATTAAATTGTAATGGATAATCTGCGATTAAATGAACTAATAATAATTGATAAAAAATAATCATTTTCCCTCCCTCGCTACTCTAATCTTGACCCATAAGTTTTACTGGACAATGTTACATTCATTCACAATTCGCAATTCACCATTCACAAATTCTTCCCTAAATTTCC
This window harbors:
- the atpC gene encoding ATP synthase F1 subunit epsilon, whose translation is MIEFKLITPEKLILEGDANSITCPGSLGEFGVLPSHAPLLTTLGSGRLQINREKEQKKFEIENGFCEVLPDKVIILADKIESEQ
- the atpD gene encoding F0F1 ATP synthase subunit beta, which codes for MRTGKIKQILGPVVDIKFETDDLPPIYNAVKIKREKASAVALEQELVVEVAQHLGDNTVRTIAMDYTDGIKRGLEATDTGYPIRVPVGEATLGRVMGPWGEPLDNLGSIEASEYSPIHKPSPTFDDQEVIREPFETGLKAVDLLAPFAKGGKVGLFGGAGVGKTVLVMELIRNVATEHGGVSVFAGVGERTREGNDLWLEMKESGVIAKTALVYGQMQESPGARFRVALSGLTVAEYFRDKKNQDVLLFIDNIFRFVQAGSEVSALLGRMPSAVGYQSTLGTDMGALQERITSTKKGSITSVQAIYVPADDLTDPAPATTFSHLDATIVLSRQIAELGIYPAIDPLDSTSRILDPRILGEEHYKTTRAVQQVLQRYKDLQDIIAILGMDELSEEDKMTVYRARKIQKFLSQPFFVAEVFTGRPGKYVSVKETVRGFKEIVEGKYDDIPEACFYMVGGIDEVLEKAQLLEKEK
- a CDS encoding DUF3307 domain-containing protein, with protein sequence MIIFYQLLLVHLIADYPLQFNELFKLKVRSKWGVLLHCGIVGIMAIPFLFPYILCLKMWLAIFILIISHFLIDYLRIVITTNTQTDNLWMFLLDQSLHIIVMWFITLIILSIPESAIKIPEFTRGVLEDKIILLTASGFIAGGYFGAIVIHYLKKMISEDYSSQALKTKRYGIIERLLIMTLILMPSLFFLFIPTILIARMVISKEREEEYSLFDSIASTSIAVIFGLILKMFVWG